The following are from one region of the Papaver somniferum cultivar HN1 unplaced genomic scaffold, ASM357369v1 unplaced-scaffold_132, whole genome shotgun sequence genome:
- the LOC113333272 gene encoding rhicadhesin receptor-like translates to MKTFAACFLIIFVSGIGMVVSDPDMLQDICVADRTSAVKLNGFACKAASNVTAEDFFFTGLSKPGVVNNSVGSLVTGANVAQIAGLNTLGVSMGRIDYVAGGLNPPHTHPRATEIVFVLEGSLDVGFITTANVLISKTIMKGEVFVFPKGLVHFQKNNGEKPASVIAAFNSQLPGTQSLAMTLFGATPPVPDNVLTKAFQIGTKEVQKIKTKFAPKK, encoded by the exons ATGAAGACCTTTGCAGCCTGCTTTCTTATCATCTTCGTCTCCGGCATCGGCATGGTCGTGTCCGACCCCGATATGCTCCAAGACATTTGTGTTGCTGATCGCACCTCAG CGGTTAAGTTGAACGGGTTTGCCTGCAAAGCAGCTTCAAATGTGACGGCAGAAGATTTCTTCTTCACCGGTTTATCTAAACCAGGTGTAGTCAACAACTCAGTTGGTTCACTAGTAACAGGTGCTAATGTTGCTCAGATAGCCGGTCTTAACACCCTCGGAGTCTCCATGGGACGTATCGATTACGTAGCTGGTGGACTTAACCCACCACACACACATCCACGAGCCACCGAGATTGTATTCGTCTTGGAAGGATCACTTGATGTTGGATTCATCACTACTGCTAATGTTCTCATCTCAAAGACAATCATGAAAGGTGAGGTGTTTGTGTTTCCTAAAGGTTTGGTTCATTTCCAGAAGAACAATGGTGAGAAACCTGCTTCTGTGATTGCGGCTTTCAATAGCCAGCTTCCTGGTACTCAATCACTTGCTATGACTCTTTTCGGCGCAACCCCACCTGTCCCTGATAATGTGTTGACTAAGGCATTCCAAATTGGTAccaaagaagttcagaagatcaAGACCAAATTCGCACCCAAGAAGTAA
- the LOC113333028 gene encoding germin-like protein subfamily 2 member 1 yields the protein MKTLTTCLLIIFFFGTSMVASDPDMLQDICVADLSSAVKMNGFACKAAANITAQDFFFTGLSKPGNVANAVGSVITPANVEKIPGLNTLGVSIARADYLPGGLNPPHVHPRATEIVFVLEGSIDVGFITTGNVLISKTLKKGEVFVFPKGLVHFQKNNGDKPASALAAFNSQFPGTQSMAVALFGAKPAVPDNVLAQAFQIDATEVQTIKSKFAPK from the exons ATGAAGACTTTAACAACCTGCCTtcttatcattttcttcttcgGCACCAGCATGGTTGCCTCCGATCCCGACATGCTCCAAGACATCTGTGTGGCTGATCTATCTTCAG CTGTTAAGATGAATGGGTTCGCTTGCAAAGCAGCTGCAAATATAACAGCACAAGATTTCTTCTTCACTGGTTTATCTAAACCAGGTAATGTCGCCAATGCTGTTGGTTCAGTGATAACACCTGCTAATGTCGAAAAGATACCAGGCCTTAACACCCTTGGTGTTTCTATTGCCCGTGCGGATTACTTACCCGGAGGACTTAATCCGCCACATGTTCATCCACGAGCCACTGAGATTGTGTTCGTCTTAGAAGGATCAATCGATGTTGGATTCATTACTACTGGTAATGTACTCATCTCTAAGACCCTAAAGAAAGGTGAGGTCTTTGTGTTCCCAAAAGGTTTAGTTCATTTCCAGAAGAACAACGGTGATAAGCCTGCTTCGGCTCTGGCTGCTTTCAATAGCCAATTCCCTGGTACTCAGTCGATGGCTGTGGCTCTCTTCGGTGCAAAACCAGCTGTTCCTGATAATGTGTTGGCTCAGGCATTCCAGATTGATGCCACCGAAGTTCAGACAATCAAATCAAAGTTTGCACCCAAGTAG
- the LOC113333027 gene encoding NAD(P)H-quinone oxidoreductase subunit S, chloroplastic-like, producing the protein MASSSSSFMSLPSCKTPSLLQKSSYLGETQHLYNLISSSPRSLQTIPSKTFKIKPISKFNLFEIMGGRGLLNGEKSLQEQLKKMNTTPTEVVSETTPPKEQENEENLTPSTTTASSTDETASVSLDVPDDAFDKELLGLTGGFPGGEKGLRSFIEKNPPPPKKTRPISSGGAIQTSSSSKIKPPQLPLLMPGMIAIVKNPKNPFYMYTGIIQRITDGKAGVLFEGGNWDKLMTFQLNELERREKGPPMVNPLSAVLEPVAQEQQKDS; encoded by the coding sequence ATggcttcttcttcgtcttccttcATGAGTCTACCAAGCTGTAAAACTCCTTCTCTGCTACAGAAATCGTCTTATCTTGGAGAAACCCAACATCTTTACAACCTGATCTCCTCATCTCCAAGATCACTCCAAACCATTCCCTCCAAAACTTTTAAAATAAAGCCCATCTCCAAATTCAACCTCTTTGAAATCATGGGCGGTAGAGGTCTCTTGAATGGAGAAAAATCACTGCAAGAACAACTCAAGAAGATGAACACAACTCCCACTGAAGTAGTCTCTGAAACTACTCCTCCCAAAGaacaagaaaatgaagaaaatctGACACCTTCAACTACTACTGCATCTTCTACTGATGAGACAGCGTCCGTATCATTAGACGTTCCGGATGACGCTTTCGACAAGGAGCTACTAGGCCTAACTGGTGGATTCCCAGGTGGAGAGAAAGGATTAAGAAGCTTCATTGAGAAAAATCCACCACCACCTAAAAAAACAAGGCCTATCTCATCAGGAGGAGCAATTCAAACAAGTTCATCGTCAAAGATTAAACCACCACAATTGCCACTTTTGATGCCTGGTATGATAGCAATTGTGAAGAATCCTAAGAACCCATTTTATATGTATACTGGGATCATACAGAGAATTACTGACGGTAAAGCTGGAGTATTATTTGAGGGTGGAAATTGGGATAAGCTTATGACGTTCCAGCTCAATGAGCTTGAACGCAGAGAAAAAGGTCCTCCCATGGTGAATCCATTATCTGCTGTGCTCGAGCCTGTGGCGCAAGAACAACAAAAGGATTCGTAG